The proteins below come from a single Microtus pennsylvanicus isolate mMicPen1 chromosome 13, mMicPen1.hap1, whole genome shotgun sequence genomic window:
- the Tal1 gene encoding T-cell acute lymphocytic leukemia protein 1, with product MTERPPSEAARSDPQLEGQDAAEARMAPPHLVLLNGVAKETSRAAPAEPPVIELGARSSAGGGPASGGGAVRDLKSRDAVVAEARHRVPTTELCRPPGPAPAPAPASAPAELPGDGRMVQLSPPALAAPAGPGRALLYSLSQPLASLGSGFFGEPDAFPMFTNNNRVKRRPSPYEMEITDGPHTKVVRRIFTNSRERWRQQNVNGAFAELRKLIPTHPPDKKLSKNEILRLAMKYINFLAKLLNDQEEEGTQRAKPGKDPVVGAGGGGAGGGMPPEDLLQDVLSPNSSCGSSLDGAASPDSYTEEPTPKHTARSLHPALLPATDGAGPR from the exons ATGACAGAGCGGCCGCCGAGCGAGGCGGCACGCAGTGACCCGCAGTTAGAGGGACAGGACGCGGCCGAGGCCCGCATGGCCCCCCCGCACCTCGTCCTGCTCAACGGCGTCGCCAAGGAGACGAGCCGCGCAGCCCCGGCGGAGCCCCCGGTCATCGAGCTAGGCGCACGCAGCAGCGCGGGGGGCGGCCCTGCCAGTGGGGGCGGGGCCGTGAGGGACTTAAAGAGCCGCGACGCGGTAGTAGCCGAAGCTCGCCATCGAGTGCCCACCACCGAGCTGTGCAGACCTCCTGGACCCGCCCCGGCGCCCGCACCCGCCTCAGCCCCCGCAGAGCTGCCTGGAGACGGCCGCATGGTGCAACTGAGCCCTCCCGCGCTGGCAGCCCCCGCCGGCCCTGGCCGAGCGCTGCTCTACAGCCTCAGCCAGCCGCTGGCCTCGCTTGGCAG TGGGTTCTTCGGGGAACCGGATGCCTTCCCCATGTTTACCAACAACAACCGGGTGAAGAGGAGGCCCTCCCCATATGAGATGGAGATTACTGATG GCCCTCACACCAAAGTAGTGCGGCGCATCTTCACCAACAGCCGGGAGCGATGGCGGCAGCAGAATGTGAATGGAGCATTTGCTGAGCTCCGAAAGctcatccccacccacccaccagacAAGAAGCTAAGCAAGAATGAGATCCTGCGCCTTGCCATGAAGTACATAAATTTCCTGGCCAAGCTGCTCAATGACCAGGAGGAGGAAGGCACTCAGCGTGCCAAGCCGGGCAAGGACCCTGTGGTGGgagctggtgggggtggggcagggggtgGCATGCCCCCTGAAGACCTTCTCCAGGATGTGCTTTCCCCCAACTCCAGCTGTGGGAGCTCTCTGGATGGAGCAGCCAGCCCGGACAGTTATACAGAGGAGCCAACACCTAAGCACACTGCCCGCAGCCTCCACCCTgccctgctgcctgccactgATGGGGCTGGCCCCCGGTGA
- the Pdzk1ip1 gene encoding PDZK1-interacting protein 1 yields the protein MLALSLLILGLLSAVAPASCQQGLGNLQPWMQGLIAVAVFLVLVAIAFAVNHFWCQEEPEPGNMGMIVGSKADGVLVGMDGRYSSMASGFRSSEHKNAFENILEEEGRVRSTPM from the exons ATGTTGGCCCTCAGCCTGCTCATACTGGGCCTGCTCTCCGCAGTGGCACCTGCCAGCTGTCAACAAG GTCTGGGGAACCTTCAGCCCTGGATGCAGGGCCTTATTGCTGTGGCCGTGTTCCTGGTCCTGGTTGCAATCGCCTTCGCTGTCAACCACTTCTGGTGCCAGGAAGAGCC GGAGCCTGGGAACATGGGCATGATTGTTGGAAGCAAGGCAGACGGGGTCCTGGTGGGAATGGACGGCAGATACTCTTCAATGGCGTCTGGTTTTAG GTCCAGTGAGCACAAGAATGCCTTCGAGAACATTCTGGAGGAAGAGGGCAGGGTCCGCAGCACACCCATGTGA